The nucleotide sequence TCGGCATTGCGTAAGTAACCGTCTTCCGAGCTACTAATGGTAAACAAATGAAATTCCATCGAATTGTTTTTAAACTGAAAAATAGACAAGACTCGACGTGTCTATATCAATTTGCTAAACTCGTATATCTTctcgtatgtctattgaccctcACAGGCCCACGACGGGCTGTTATTAATGGAGAAATTAATTAACTCGATAATTAACACGTTCCATGCCGGATGGATTTTTGGTTGCTTTCCGTCCACGCCGTGTGGGTCGTATGTGTCACATGCTATTAAGTTCAATACTAAATTGCACGTATTTTTATTGAAACCTGTTACTTTAATGgcgtttcttttaattagaatatgcagggtgttcgactacccctgggaaaaattttagaggaagattctagaggccaaaataaaacgaaaatcaaaaataacaacttcttgattgaggcttcgttaaaaagttattaacgtttcaagttccgtcagtaatgaatttttttctcgaaaatgcgcaagatttcgggggtatgtctattcaccaaaaatgattgcaattgacccccacagctaacaatatttttttcagaacgatttgaaatattttaatttcgacgaaaaatttcacaccttctcgaatttttttctcgaaagtgggtagaatttcgagggtatgtgtaatgaccaaaaataattgtaatcgacccttgcaaccgaaaataatttttccagaacgattggaaattttttaattttgtcgaaaaatttcacaccttctcgaatttttttctcgaaagtgggtaggatttcgagggtgtgtgtaatgaccaaaagtgattgtaatcgacccttgcaactgaaaataatttttccagaacgatttgaaattttttaatttaattttttatattcttgattttcgtcttattttgacccctagaatctcctgaccgaacatcctgtatatccgTAATCTGAAATCCCTCAACCAGCAGTTCTGTGGGATTCTTTGGCAAAGAAACTATAAAACTGATTGCAATAAAAACTTCAGGGTACATTTATACGTGTTTCGGTAACTTTAGGGAGGATCTCGATCAAGATGGCGATCAATTGACCGAGGGTCCGGGTATGCTTTACAGCGAATATCTTCGTTTGGACAAAATCCTGACCGCGCAGAGATTGTTGAGCGCCGAATATAACAAAGAAGTGCACGACGAGCATCTGTTTATCGTCACTCATCAGGGTAAATATTATCTGGTTGCGTAATTCTCTGTTTTCGCGAACTAATGGCTCTTTCCCGTTGATAagtaaattaaatattcttcGCGTCAGGGACAGTATTTCTATGATCGTGCGTCTTGTGTCGCAGCATACGAGCTTTGGTTCAAGCAGATCATCTACGAATTGGACTCGGTGAGAATGCTCTTCAACCCGGAGACCAGCGACTACGACTCTTTGAACAGTACGCCGAACAATCGTACAGCTGTTCAGAAGAATCGTCTCTCCCAGGTTCTGAACGAGTCGAGAACCCTGGAGATCTTGAAGAGATTAAACCGCATCGTCCTCATTTTGAAAGTAAGCGACAGAAAACGGTCGTATTGTACCTTTTGCTTCCACGTTTAAACCGACCAGAAGTAGGAGTTTAACCGTTAATATTTTTGGTAACGGTTGGAAGAAGAAGTAGCGAAACAAGACTTTTCCCGCGCAACGCGAACCCATCGATAGGTAATCCTATGCTCGGGGAATCGAGGCCAGTGGCCATACGTTGACAAtgacagtgatgggaggaacgtgaACGACCCTTAATCGCAAGCCAATTAGGGCACTATTCATGACAAGGGTGTTGATCCGCTGTGGTTACTCTAATCGAATTTCTTTGAAATACGTCACGCTCTCAGAGGccagcgacacactgtctcacatCAAACATattaagctgtagtaagaaaagGAGCCTCGCGTCTTCGACCAAATAAACAAGAAATAATTCTAGATCGCTGCAGGAATGCGTAACGCGACCGCTATTGTCGCGACACGATACGAGAGAACCAGCTTCAGATGCCGTTTGCGCCACTCTTTGCACGACTCTCCGATCAGGATGTCGACGATTGGGAAATCATTCTCGTGGTATCTACTCGAGGCGGTCGCAtcgtcgtatatttctcatgacCGATCGTCGATGAAAATCGAGACACTGTTTTTCCCGTTCGTCCTCCATAGAGCGTTAACAAACGGGTCAAGGTTCCCGGCAATACGACACTTTTTCGTTACTGTTACTTTTCTGCCTTCCCCACACTCCCACCCGATTCATGCCGGAATAAGAAAGATTGTGGGAACTGCAGAAATAACAGTGAGATCTAAGTAAGTTAATACCGCTAGATGATACGCGACACCCCGCACTGACACGCATAGATGAGTTAGGTAACAAAATCATGGCACTCTTACCATACCACAGAATGCAGGTGTGGTCGTCGCCTTTTCTCGTCTGGTTCCGTTAAAAAATCGCGTCGCAGGGTCAAGTAGGCAGGATTTCACGTGATCTACAATCGCGACCTCCGAGATGATCGTACGGACGACGGCAGAAATTTACCAATTTTGGGAATCGAAGCTTTTTACAGGTCTTAAGGGATCCGAAACGTAGAACTATCTAGCCTAGAAAAACGATAGAAAATCAACCCATTCTTTGTCTATCGGAAACGATAACGGAAGAATCGCGGTGCTCGAACGGACAGCGTTGAAAGTTTCTTACATCTGTGTTTCCAGTGACTAAGAAATGCGCATTACGGTTAATAGATCGCATATGTTAGTGGTTACGCTTCTTTCTGGCGCGGTAGACGCGTAAGCGTGGCAACCATACAATTGCGGGACTGGGTGTCTCTTAGACGTGGACACTCTAAGATCGATTGCGTGTCTGCGTCTAAAGACGCGGACACAGTAACTATGTATCCGCGATAGACTTAAAGGATTAAATTCACGTCGAAATACCCTCCAAAAAATCTGCGTTTTTACAGAAACAAAGTGAAGCAAATTTTTTTTGGGGGGACTCTCGCGTAAGCTCTGAAAGCCTTATTTACTCGTACGTAGATTAACGCGAGGAACGATGTCTGTTATTTTTACTATTTGCAGCTACTGGTGGACCAAGTGACGATTTTAGAGACCATGACGCCGCTGGACTTCATGGCGTTTCGAGACTACCTGTGCTCCGCCTCCGGTTTCCAATCGCTGCAGTTTCGTTTATTAGAGAATAAACTGGGCGTGAAGCAGGAGCacagggtcaagtacaatcagagTTACACGAGAATCTTCGGACGGGATCCGAAAGCCATCGAGGCGATTAAACGCTCGGAGGAAGAGCCGAGCCTCAGCTGTCTCGTCCAAAGATGGCTGGCGAGAACGCCGGGCCTCGACCCTCACGATTTCGACTTTTGGGGAAAGTACAAAAGCGCCGTCGACAAGCTGATCGCCGAACAGGAACAACTAGCCCGAGTAATCGTTTGCTTTGAACGTCGACGCTTTTCTAAACCGTTGGCATTGCCATCGAGAATCTTAACGTTTGGCATCGTTTTCGCAGAAACAAACGAAGGAGCAGCTTAGAAATTATTACTTGTCGAACGTGCGCTCGCGACAGGCAGCCTTCGACACGGTCTTCAGCGAATCTCTACACAACGCGCTCGTGTCGCGGGGGGAGAGAAAATTCGCCTACGCGGCCCTTCAAGGAGCCGTGATGATCACCTTGTACCGCGACGAACCGAGATTCAGTCAACCGCATCAGATTCTAACCGCGTTGATGGATATCGATTCCCTTATCACGAAATGGAGGTGTAAGAAGAAGCATTCAACCATTTATGTTTAGAGAGGAAGATAATCGACTTAATCTTGTTTCAACTATATCACCGTGAAGAATTGAGGAATCAACGTTTTTGTATTTTCTAGATAATCACGTTCTGATGGTTCAGAGAATGATCGGATCTCAACAACTCGGAACCGGAGGATCTTCCGGTTATCAATACTTGAAGTCTACTCTAAGGTAATGTATCAAAGATATGAAACAACCCGTTAGGTCCCTAGTATGCATCGCTGCACAATGTCGATACTGGAACAGAACAAAATTTATTACATAAGAGACATGTGACTGGTAAGAATGTGTTTTACTTACTTTCGTGTATCGGTAACAGTGACAGGTATAAGGTATTCTTGGACCTGTTCAACCTGTCTACGTTTTTGATACCTCGCCATATGATCCCGCCGCTGACAAAGCAAATGAAAACGAAACTGTCCATTGCCTGCAACGGATGGAATCCGGACGACAATCAGAACAATTCTGAATGTACGCTCGAGAATACCTAAATGGATGAACATACATCGGCAATGATAAGGCGATTAATAGGTTTACCAGGAAATGTTACTTTTAGATATACGTAAACAATAGAAAGTAAATATTAAGTCGATAACTTAAATCTTTATTATACTCTGGCACTTAGAGTGTATTATAACGTCTGTAAAATTATACAAATGGTCGCGTAGATTATCGTACAACATGATACTAATGTAAGGATTGCGTCGTAACAATTATCGAATATGTAGTCGTACCAGTGTTGTCGTTGTTAATGTTATTGTCGTTTGCGAAGATATCCTGATTAAAGAGACACTTTTACGAAATCTATGTACATTTAAAGTTTAATACAAATACTTCATTCGAAGCAAAGAGTaccttaaatatttttattcgtgtCGGTGAATCGTTTTAAAGGACATCCAACGATGAGACCTGATTCGCTATACCTATTAACAAAACCAATTCTCTGTGTTAATATATTTGTAAGGTATTTCATATTTCACGGGGTTCGCAAGCGTTAAGATAAATCGTACCACATAAATTACTGCCTATTCCTATGTACATGTAGCCTTTATCTCCAAAGCTCGATCCCCACGAATTCTTGATGATGTAGTGAGGTATACTAGCCGATTTGTCGTACCCTACTATCTGTACAGCGTGGTTCAAATTATCAAAAGCGCCATCGCAGTGATATTGTATTACACCGCCCAAGTAGTTCTGCCAAGATAAAGCATTCACTGCAGCCGCTACTGGTCCGTGAGTAGCCAGCGTTACCAGCAGCTCATCCTCCGCGTCTCTAAAGCTAACATCCGTTAAACCTTTAATCGCCTTAACGACAAACACAGCAAGTGATTATTACTCGTTCTAAGCAGCagccattttttaatattaagctTAAAAAGGAGGCTGTTCGTCGTTTGGTAGGACGATTGTtcaaaaaatggaaagaaaaaattcaaattctgATCCAGCGATATTCGATTAGTCGAATCGAATAGAGTCGAGCATCGTTTAAATAAATACTTGTTACTTGAAGaatgtaaataaattatatctACATAAGACAATCTTTaagtaatttctttttcgcgcAACCGTTTTGTTCGATCGAAGAATGCAACTGTATGTTAAGAAAAGAATGTAGCATTTACGTTCTGTATGTATTCAATGACACCGAGTTCTTATTAACAAGAATAATGCAAGCTAGTCAGCTTATGTAAGGAAACGTTTACCGTTAATTGCACGCGAAGCGACTCGAAGATGCGATTCACTAAACGGGATTCACCATACGTTTTACTTTGAAATATTCGAATTTAAAGTTTCTTACCTATCGCACGTGAAATCTTTTATTCTTATGCCAGACTCTTTGTCCAATGTCCTGAGAAAAACATTTTGATATTAATCTTTGCCCATAATACGAATAAAATACATCTTATTACAATATACTCACTTCCCCAATTGACACGTACTCGTCTTTCGCGTAAGCGGATAAGTGGATTCTTGAAGAATTTTCGCTTTCGACAACAGCAGCCACGCGAGTAGGCTGCATACGTCCCCTCCCTCGCATCCAAAATTACCATTTTTCGCGCAGTCGATCATCTGttttaaaaaaatcacaaattattggaaaatggaaaatttataTCAGTCGTCCGATAACTTACTTCTTGCACGCTTAGCGAatataaagtaccatttttGATCGCAAACATCGACTCGATGACTTCGACGGTGCTGAATGCCCAACAAGCCCCGCAAGATCCCTGCCCTCTCACAGGAGTAACGACTCCCTTCTCCCTCCAATCAAATTTTAAGGGTATATCGGCCGATCTTTTATCTCGATCGGTTCTGTGATGCGAATGGTGATGTCGATGATACGATGCATTCACGTGTTTTCCCCCTAATAAATTATTCATTTACATATAAGACGTATTTTGTTATTGTCTTTCCGTCGGCTTCGTTGCGTTAGCTGTATGAAATTCATACCATAGATCCTGATCGTCGTGTAACACGTGAACGAATTTGTTCGACTATATCTCGATACGCATTTTCATATAGTGCATTTCCAAATGTCTCACCTCTTATGGGgaggtcaggtagtagtgttcgCGCCAAAAATTCGTCCTCCAACATATCAGAGTACACGGTCAGTCCGTAATACGCACTCTCTTGCGAAGATCGAAGGCCATTCATTTTTTCTATGTACCGTAACGATCTCTGTAATGAAGACACATCAACCTTTACACGAGCAATGCTTTTGATTATATAAAAGACGAGTCGAGCATCCTTGTACCGTAGAAAATAACTACGTGCATactaggtgttcggccacccctgagaaaaattttaatgggggattctagaggccaaaataagacgaaaatcgagaataccaatttgttgatggaggcttcgttaaaaagttattaacgattaaattcaaaaatttcaaatcgttctggaaaaattattttcgtctgcaggggtcaattacaatcatttttggtcattacatatacccccgaaatcctacccactttcgagaaaaaaattcgagaaggtgtgaaatttttcgacgaaattaaaatatttcaaatcgttctgaaaaaaatattgttagctgtgggggtcgattacaatcatttttggtcattacatatacccccgaaatcctacccactttcgagaaaaaaattcgagaaggtgtgaaatttttcgacgaaattaaaatatttcaaatcgtcctgaaaaaaatattgttagctgtgggggtgaattgcaatcatttttggtcattacacatacccccgaaatcctacccactttctagaaaaaaattcgagaaggtgtgaaatttttcgacgaaattaaaatatttcaaatcgttctgaaaaaaatattgttagctgtgggggtcaattgcaatcatttttggtgaatagacatacccccgaaatcttgctcattttcgagaaaaaaattcagtactgtcggaactttaaacgttaataactttttaacgaaggccctctcaataaattagtattcttgatttttgtcttattttggcctctagaatcccgcattaaaatgtttcccagctatggccgaacaccctgtatagattaagagaaatcgaaaaattgaatgtCGAACATCATTGTAAGTGACGAATATGATGTTCCTCTGGAGCTTGTAAAGAACCGTGAACCCGTACTATCTCTTTATTTAAGTAGTATTTACGTCCGCTACTATCATAATGATATGAAAAGACAGtcgaaaagtaaacgcgaagtGTCTAATGAGTGCAAAAGGACTAGGATTTATCGACGCTCAATACCTGCCTAACAAAAACTTTCATAATCGATTATCGTACGTGCAATCTCAGAAAGATGTCTCGAGTGTTCTGAACGAATGATTTTCGCAATCTCTTAACGATTAAAATGACTTATTCTTATCTAATTAGATATGGAAGCTGTGGATTTTGTAAACGAGAAAACAAGTAAGAATGAAAGAACGCGAACTCGGACGCGAACGCGGGAAATTTTCCCGCGTATTTTTACTAACACATATCTAGCATTTTCGTGGACCGTAATCTATTTTACGACATACCTTAAACCGATCGAACCTTTCCTCATATTCTGCTGGATCGTTTCTGTAAGATTTATTGAAGCGAGCGACGTAATTCTTAAACAGCTTAACATCCTCGATGTTGGTATCAGGCCCCACTCTGATCGGTATTACCAGAAAACATAAACCCACTATCAACACTGTAAGAGCTATTCTTCTCCACTCCATGTCAAAGGCATACCATCATTCTGATATACGGTACACTTCACGGCAGATCACCGTACGCATACACAAATAAATTCTCGTTGCATGACTCAATAAAGTTGTGTCTGCAACGTGAAGCATATCTCGTTGTGCATGTGTGCGCGATAGTACCAGGACCGTAAGAAGAAAATGTAATTATCATAGCTCTACGATGCCGGTTAGCCTTGTTACAttttacagagaaaaaaaatgaaaacacaGTATTACATGCAACTTCCCGATATTCGTTTGTATCTACTTTGCTCGAACAATTCCCTGTTGCTCAAACTTTCTCATCTTTTTGTTCGTATGAAATAGTAGGAGTTAACAGCAtgcaattaatttgtttttcgaAATTTTGAAAACATTTGTTTTATCAGACGAATAATGCATTGAACGTATAGCTTATGAAATTCATTCGATGTTTCGTTGTTCATATACATGTGTTCAAGGAATTACTGTAACAAATGTGctttaaatattacaaatacTCCACGTAAAGGAGTATGTGCTCTACGCTTGAAATGACTGAGGTCTCATAACCTCTATTTAGTTAAGCCTTTATATTTAATTGAAAGTGATGCACTAGTGACTCTAATTTAAATGTTTTTTCTCtttaaaaacataaaattaatttttctaataagTAACTACATAAAATGAAGTATTGTAAGCAATGTTTTCTTCtataataaatattgttttGACTTTGATGTGGCGCTCTATGCAAGTTGGGATACTTCCTCTTCCAGTTGAGTCTTTTGGATTTCGGTTCCTTTTGTCGCTCCAGCCTAAAACATGgacaatcgttcaatttcaaagAAGAGGAAGGTTGGTGAATTTTAGCAATCTGTGatgagaatttttcaaaaatatgacTTACATTGTATCAAAGAAAGCAAGAAAGGGAATATTTCACCAAAAAATACGAACATATAACACGTGAAAGTTATGGATGATATGGATGCTTTCAGCTGTTAACTATTCAGTTAGATGCTTGAATTCTTCACGTTATAAACATTATAAATGTGTTATCTTCGTGTGCAtcgaaataattttcatttattatcaaattaaattaaatactcTAGTAGAGTCGcgataacatgaaatattcgttTCATATATGTACGTGTCAACAAACACGTACTTTTAGGTTAACTCGTCTTTATTTATTGGAAGCTGGTTGGAAGAATTTATATTCATTAATTTACATCTTATTTTCAGTTTGTCGGAGATGGAGTTTTCAAAGCAGagttaaacgaatttttaaccCGTGAACTCGCTGAAGATGGATACTCAGGAGTAGAAGTACGCGTGACACCGCATCGTACCGAAATTATTTTGTTGGCGACGCATACACAAAGCGTTCTTGGAGAAAAAGGCCGTAGGATCAGAGAATTGACTTCTGTAGTACAAAAACGGTTCAACTTTAAAGAAACACAGAACATTGAATTGTATGCAGAAAAAGTTGCAACCCGTGGTCTGTGTGCTATTGCTCAAGCAGAATCCCTGCGTTACAAATTAATAGGAGGACTCGCAGTGCGAAGGTTagctttaaaatttaattaccaTAAATAACTTGCAAACACCAATTATAACGAATAATAAACATAATTATTTTTAGAGCTTGTTATGGAGTTCTTCGTTTTATCATGGAATCTGGAGCAAAAGGTTGCGAAGTCGTTGTCAGCGGTAAATTGCGTGGTCAGAGAGCCAAATCGATGAAATTTGTCGATGGATTGATGATTCACTCCGGAGAACCCACCAATgaatatgttaatactgcgacgcGTCACGTACTTCTCAGACAAGGTACACTTTTAGATGGCTGAAATTGAAAACGGAAATAACGATTTTAACTTTGTAACACTCTTTTTGTATTAGGTGTGCTTGGAATCAAAGTGAAAATTATGCTCCCGTATGATCCTCAAGGCAAGACAGGTCCAAAGAAGCCTCTTCCAGATTCTGTATCTATTGTTGAACCAAAGGATGAAATATTCCCTTCACAACCAGCATCTGAAGTGAAACCATCAAAAGATATGCCACAAACAACACCACTTGCAGTGTAATTTATATACAAATGACAATAAAATAAACTTTTAAAAGAACATTTTCCTTCTCAGTAATTTGGATTTTAAGACTGAGAACTGAATAGAATACGTTCACGCTCGAGAAAGGACACTGTAGGACTAATGACAAAGTCTAGGCTGACTATTGCTGAATAACATCGGTACGGTTATGTAGTAATTACCGGAAAGGTCGGGGCGCCGAGAATTCGCGGAATGGAAAATTTGTGTTGCCACGTCAAACGTAAACACGAACGGTAACCGGTGTACCTAGGGGGTCTTCTCCCTCTTGTTTCGTCAGCTTTTCCTTCCGTAGTTTCGATATATCGATTCTCGATTGCTACATTGATTTTAAATACGCGTGTAAAAAACAAATATATCACCGcaaaaaaatttaaatacaataaaaataGTGTATAATAATAGTATAAgacaaaatatttattactggttttttatttatgaaaatttcacAGATCACGCTTAATCGTACTAATTATTTTGTACcatcttttaaataaaattcaatgGCAATAGAATGATCAGCCTAAAATAGCTTGTAACAACAATTAATATTGATTAACTAAATACTGTTTTATTATGAAATTCACAAAATGACCCATATCTACAACAAATAAAAAGATGGCTTatctaatattatatattaactATACTTAGCGCGCTTTGAATATTTCTTGGGAAAAGTGAAGTGAATATGCATAAACGGTAATTAAATGTTTTTTAAATGTATCGAAAACAGAATAATGTGGAACAATATATAATGCGAGTTTACCTTGGAGACATCCACTTGTTTATAAGTGTGCAGGAATGttacaataattaaaaacatATACATGCAAAATAGTAGAATAAACTAATGATATTCGTTATACTGAGATTGTTATGCACTCGTTCGTGGAAATTTAGAATTATGTAATTAAACTCTTGTTGCGTTATCGATAGTACggattataaaatattaa is from Colletes latitarsis isolate SP2378_abdomen chromosome 4, iyColLati1, whole genome shotgun sequence and encodes:
- the LOC143341303 gene encoding cathepsin O isoform X2, with amino-acid sequence MEWRRIALTVLIVGLCFLVIPIRVGPDTNIEDVKLFKNYVARFNKSYRNDPAEYEERFDRFKRSLRYIEKMNGLRSSQESAYYGLTVYSDMLEDEFLARTLLPDLPIRGGKHVNASYHRHHHSHHRTDRDKRSADIPLKFDWREKGVVTPVRGQGSCGACWAFSTVEVIESMFAIKNGTLYSLSVQEMIDCAKNGNFGCEGGDVCSLLAWLLLSKAKILQESTYPLTRKTSTCQLGKTLDKESGIRIKDFTCDSFRDAEDELLVTLATHGPVAAAVNALSWQNYLGGVIQYHCDGAFDNLNHAVQIVGYDKSASIPHYIIKNSWGSSFGDKGYMYIGIGSNLCGIANQVSSLDVL
- the Rps3 gene encoding ribosomal protein S3, whose amino-acid sequence is MDNRSISKKRKFVGDGVFKAELNEFLTRELAEDGYSGVEVRVTPHRTEIILLATHTQSVLGEKGRRIRELTSVVQKRFNFKETQNIELYAEKVATRGLCAIAQAESLRYKLIGGLAVRRACYGVLRFIMESGAKGCEVVVSGKLRGQRAKSMKFVDGLMIHSGEPTNEYVNTATRHVLLRQGVLGIKVKIMLPYDPQGKTGPKKPLPDSVSIVEPKDEIFPSQPASEVKPSKDMPQTTPLAV
- the LOC143341303 gene encoding cathepsin O isoform X1, with translation MEWRRIALTVLIVGLCFLVIPIRVGPDTNIEDVKLFKNYVARFNKSYRNDPAEYEERFDRFKRSLRYIEKMNGLRSSQESAYYGLTVYSDMLEDEFLARTLLPDLPIRGGKHVNASYHRHHHSHHRTDRDKRSADIPLKFDWREKGVVTPVRGQGSCGACWAFSTVEVIESMFAIKNGTLYSLSVQEMIDCAKNGNFGCEGGDVCSLLAWLLLSKAKILQESTYPLTRKTSTCQLGKTLDKESGIRIKDFTCDSFRDAEDELLVTLATHGPVAAAVNALSWQNYLGGVIQYHCDGAFDNLNHAVQIVGYDKSASIPHYIIKNSWGSSFGDKGYMYIGIGSNLCGTIYLNACEPREI
- the Vermilion gene encoding tryptophan 2,3-dioxygenase vermilion, with product MACPLSVGIAEDLDQDGDQLTEGPGMLYSEYLRLDKILTAQRLLSAEYNKEVHDEHLFIVTHQAYELWFKQIIYELDSVRMLFNPETSDYDSLNSTPNNRTAVQKNRLSQVLNESRTLEILKRLNRIVLILKLLVDQVTILETMTPLDFMAFRDYLCSASGFQSLQFRLLENKLGVKQEHRVKYNQSYTRIFGRDPKAIEAIKRSEEEPSLSCLVQRWLARTPGLDPHDFDFWGKYKSAVDKLIAEQEQLARKQTKEQLRNYYLSNVRSRQAAFDTVFSESLHNALVSRGERKFAYAALQGAVMITLYRDEPRFSQPHQILTALMDIDSLITKWRYNHVLMVQRMIGSQQLGTGGSSGYQYLKSTLSDRYKVFLDLFNLSTFLIPRHMIPPLTKQMKTKLSIACNGWNPDDNQNNSECTLENT